The DNA region CCGCTTGCAGTCGCACTCTTGACGCAGCCTCATCCATCAAATCAATGGCCTTGTCCGGCAGGAAGCGGTCGGCAATATAGCGATGAGACAGATTGACCGCCGCCGCAATGGCTTCATCGGTAATCTGGGCCCGGTGAAAGGCCTCATACTTATCCCTGATGCCTGAGAGGATTCTAATAGCATCCTCCACGTTAGGTTCTCCTACCATGATGGGCTGGAAGCGGCGTTCCAAGGCTGCATCCTTTTCAATATGCTTCTTATATTCATCCAGCGTAGTGGCGCCAATAGCTTGCAATTCCCCTCTGGCCAGGGCCGGCTTTAAAATATTGGCGGCATCAATAGCTCCCTCGGCCGCTCCGGCACCAATCAGGGTATGCAGCTCATCAATAAACAGGATGATGTCGCCGTGGGCACGAATTTCTTCCATGACCTTTTTCAGCCGCTCTTCAAACTCACCCCGGTATTTCGAACCGGCTACCATGGAAGCGATACTAAGGGATACGACCCGTTTATCCCTTAGTATTTCCGGTACCCGCCCTTCGACAATACGTTGGGCCAGCCCTTCGGCAATGGCTGTCTTGCCAACGCCGGGTTCACCGATGAGCACAGGATTATTTTTGGTACGCCGGCTTAAAATCTGGATAACCCGTTCGATTTCCTGCTCCCGTCCGATGACCGGATCAATTTTCCCTTCCTGAGCCAGTTTATTTAAATCACGGCCAAATTCATTCAACGAAGGAGTAGGTGTTTGATTAGCGGCCGGACCGGCCGTATAGCCCTGTCCCGGTTGCGCCGCCTGACCGGTAGCGGCATTGCCGCCTAATAACTCCATGGTACGCTGCCTTACCAGATTGAGATTGACATGCAGGCTGGCCAACACCTGTGCGGCCACGCCTTCCCCTTCCCGAATCAGGCCCAGCAAAATGTGTTCGGTCCCGACATAGCTATGTCCTAACTGAACGGCTTCATCCACCGCCAGTTCCAGCGCCTTTTTTATCCGCGGTGTATAGGCAATCTCCGTAGCCCCTTCGCCGCGGCCAATAATTGCCTCTACCTGTTTTCTCACCGTATCCAGGTTTATGTTGAGCGAGGACAGTGCTTTTGCCGCCACGCCTTCTCCTTCATGAATGAGCCCCAGCAGCAAGTGCTCGGTGCCAATATAGTTATGCCCCAGCCGAATAGCTTCCTGCTGCGCCAAATTCAATACCCGCTGGGCCCGTTCCGTAAATCTATCAAACATATTTATCCACCTCTCTCAAACGTTTTCTTATAATTTTGGCCCGTAGTTGATCGCGATGCTCACTGTGAAGGCCTCTATTCATGGCCAACTTCTGCAAAAAGTTAGGCCGCGTAGTTACCAGTAGCTCATTAAAGATATTATCCGGAACATCGGTTACAATACCCATATCAATTCCCAGCCGCACCTCGC from Propionispora hippei DSM 15287 includes:
- a CDS encoding ATP-dependent Clp protease ATP-binding subunit; translation: MFDRFTERAQRVLNLAQQEAIRLGHNYIGTEHLLLGLIHEGEGVAAKALSSLNINLDTVRKQVEAIIGRGEGATEIAYTPRIKKALELAVDEAVQLGHSYVGTEHILLGLIREGEGVAAQVLASLHVNLNLVRQRTMELLGGNAATGQAAQPGQGYTAGPAANQTPTPSLNEFGRDLNKLAQEGKIDPVIGREQEIERVIQILSRRTKNNPVLIGEPGVGKTAIAEGLAQRIVEGRVPEILRDKRVVSLSIASMVAGSKYRGEFEERLKKVMEEIRAHGDIILFIDELHTLIGAGAAEGAIDAANILKPALARGELQAIGATTLDEYKKHIEKDAALERRFQPIMVGEPNVEDAIRILSGIRDKYEAFHRAQITDEAIAAAVNLSHRYIADRFLPDKAIDLMDEAASRVRLQAASMPPDVKGIEKALEKLQAEKEAAIAAQEFEQAAKLRDEEQRLRASLEEKQKAWKQRGSERIVVTADDIAHVVATWTGVPVKKLAQEESERLLQLESVLHGRVIGQQTAVQAVARAIRRARAGLKDPKRPIGSFIFLGPTGVGKTELARALAEAIFGDENAMIRLDMSEYMEKHTVSRLVGAPPGYVGYEEGGQLTDAVRRKPYSVVLLDEIEKAHYDVFNMLLQVLEDGHLTDSQGRKVDFKNTVIIMTSNLGAKHLKKESAPLGFVTTGRDDDAEEKAKARVLEEAKRVFRPEFINRIDEILVFSSLTDQELIRIVDIMLHDMAKRLKDNELKLDVTERAKKELLKAGSDHDYGARPLRRAIQKMVEDEIAERMLRQEVKAGDTILVDVDDNHRLAFSKR